In Ciconia boyciana chromosome 3, ASM3463844v1, whole genome shotgun sequence, a genomic segment contains:
- the FBXO5 gene encoding F-box only protein 5 isoform X1 yields the protein MGRNPDVRSTARPNKPSPGRAALHALSVHSERARVIGRCQPHPFMKANAEAAGRQAALRRASPPRRGSRLFAEESSVRRRGPEGGREEGGKGRAGRRAGDAAGRERLAAPPRPEPCLPRSAPCPALAPPRPERARARHLRATRLALCRPRRENASSAGSARGASDWPPPSARLPLAAAPPPAAPDWPARFWIPNSKFLKVPGEGGPALTARGRGGAALQDTNKMKSNLNHSFKMKCDFDCTSLHAGFAPLKSAVEKTRLEESCPLNYEEGFCKSCAEEHQKILLSDSYHAATRNLDLDDEGRPVHNKENKQVTQRLEEGVYEMEALENSKVNEDSGYSSMLSNQYADAIEHEDSIPLAGNLCGTPKHCFMKNQSQAQLSKKTLLPVIHYEEMICSTLKKSGKRNLKSWAAVDRIVFRGKVELCNLIGKKMGLDRIDILAELFQKNLKHILANILRHLSEMDLINFAKVSTTWQKILQEDKWIFQMYSKAVKNLSNGTKTSEHAATREYVLYRVALASIQKATPPNNLNKKGTRSKASKNHSRLMEFSEAAKTLKNTESLKVCHRCGSPAKYDSYLQRATCNRESCGFDFCTKCMCSYHSSSDCMSSKPVKPNSKLGPLPGTKKSKQNLRRL from the exons ATGGGAAGGAACCCAGATGTAAGATCCACCGCCAGACCTAACAAACCCTCCCCCGGCAGAGCAGCTTTGCACGCTTTGAGCGTGCACTCCGAGCGTGCAAGGGTGATAGGAAGATGCCAGCCGCATCCGTTTATGAAAGCAAACGCAGAGGCGGCTGGGCGCCAGGCAGCGCTGAGGCGGGCGTCACCCCCGCGGCGCGGAAGCCGGTTGTTCGCTGAGGAGAGCTCCGTCAGGCGGCGGGGGCCGGAGGGCGGccgggaggaaggggggaaggggcGGGCCGGCCGCCGGGCGGGAGACGCCGCCGGGCGGGAGAGGCTGGCGGCCCCGCCCCGTCCCGAGCCCTGTCTCCCGCGCTCCGCCCCTTGCCCcgccctcgccccgccccgtccGGAGCGAGCGCGCGCGCGCCACCTCCGCGCCACTCGGCTCGCTCTTTGCCGGCCGAGGAGGGAAAATGCGAGCAGCGCCGGCTCCGCCCGCGGCGCCTCGGATTGGCCCCCGCCTTCTGCCCGCCTCCCATTGGCCGCGGCGCCCCCGCCGGCGGCGCCCGATTGGCCGGCGCGGTTTTGGATACCAAattcaaagtttttaaaagtaccCGGCGAGGGCGGCCCCGCACTCACTgcccgcggccgcggcggcgcaGCCCTGCAG GatacaaacaaaatgaaatcaaacCTTAACCactctttcaaaatgaaatgtgattttgATTGTACGTCTCTCCATGCTGGGTTTGCACCACTGAAATCTGCTGTGGAGAAAACAAGACTGGAAGAATCCTGTCCCTTGAATTATGAGGAAGGCTTTTGTAAAAGCTGTGCTGAAGAGCATCAGAAAATACTCCTTAGTGACTCATACCATGCGGCCACCAGAAATCTAGATCTTGATGATGAAGGAAGACCTGTacataacaaagaaaacaaacaagtaacCCAGAGACTTGAAGAAGGTGTCTACGAAATGGAGGCACTGGAAAACAGTAAAGTTAATGAGGACAGTGGTTATTCCTCTATGTTAAGTAATCAATATGCTGATGCAATAGAACATGAGGATAGTATACCTTTGGCTGGGAATCTCTGTGGCACACCAAAGCATTGTTTCATGAAGAACCAAAGCCAAGCACAACTCTCAAAGAAGACTTTGTTGCCAGTAATCCATTATGAAGAAATGATTTGCTCAACTTTGAAAAAAAGTGGTAAAAGAAATCTCAAGTCTTGGGCTGCAGTGGACAGAATTGTTTTTAGGGGAAAAGTTGAACTTTGTAACctaattggaaagaaaatgggattAGATAGAATAGACATTCTTGCCGAACTCTTCCAAAAGAACCTGAAGCATATATTAGCAAACATTTTAAGGCATCTCAGTGAGATGGATTTAATAAA TTTTGCCAAAGTCAGCACAACATGGCAGAAGATTCTACAAGAAGATAAATGGATTTTCCAAATGTATAGTAAAGCTGTGAAAAACCTTTCT aaTGGCACTAAGACATCAGAGCATGCTGCAACAAGGGAGTATGTTCTCTACCGAGTGGCTTTAGCTTCCATTCAGAAAGCAACCCCACCAAACAACTTGAATAAAAAGGGCACCAGATCCAAAGCATCTAAGAATCACAGCAGGCTCATGGAGTTTTCTGAG GCTGCCAAGAccttgaaaaacactgaaagccTTAAAGTCTGCCATCGCTGTGGCTCACCTGCAAAGTATGACTCCTATCTACAAAGAGCAACGTGCAATCGTGAAAGTTGTGGCTTTGACTTTTGCACAAAGTGCATGTGCAGCTACCACAGCTCCAGTGACTGTATGAGTAGCAAACCAGTGAAACCCAACTCTAAGCTAGGGCCGCTTCCTGGgactaagaaaagcaaacagaatcTACGGCGATTGTGA
- the FBXO5 gene encoding F-box only protein 5 isoform X2, which yields MGRNPDDTNKMKSNLNHSFKMKCDFDCTSLHAGFAPLKSAVEKTRLEESCPLNYEEGFCKSCAEEHQKILLSDSYHAATRNLDLDDEGRPVHNKENKQVTQRLEEGVYEMEALENSKVNEDSGYSSMLSNQYADAIEHEDSIPLAGNLCGTPKHCFMKNQSQAQLSKKTLLPVIHYEEMICSTLKKSGKRNLKSWAAVDRIVFRGKVELCNLIGKKMGLDRIDILAELFQKNLKHILANILRHLSEMDLINFAKVSTTWQKILQEDKWIFQMYSKAVKNLSNGTKTSEHAATREYVLYRVALASIQKATPPNNLNKKGTRSKASKNHSRLMEFSEAAKTLKNTESLKVCHRCGSPAKYDSYLQRATCNRESCGFDFCTKCMCSYHSSSDCMSSKPVKPNSKLGPLPGTKKSKQNLRRL from the exons ATGGGAAGGAACCCAGAT GatacaaacaaaatgaaatcaaacCTTAACCactctttcaaaatgaaatgtgattttgATTGTACGTCTCTCCATGCTGGGTTTGCACCACTGAAATCTGCTGTGGAGAAAACAAGACTGGAAGAATCCTGTCCCTTGAATTATGAGGAAGGCTTTTGTAAAAGCTGTGCTGAAGAGCATCAGAAAATACTCCTTAGTGACTCATACCATGCGGCCACCAGAAATCTAGATCTTGATGATGAAGGAAGACCTGTacataacaaagaaaacaaacaagtaacCCAGAGACTTGAAGAAGGTGTCTACGAAATGGAGGCACTGGAAAACAGTAAAGTTAATGAGGACAGTGGTTATTCCTCTATGTTAAGTAATCAATATGCTGATGCAATAGAACATGAGGATAGTATACCTTTGGCTGGGAATCTCTGTGGCACACCAAAGCATTGTTTCATGAAGAACCAAAGCCAAGCACAACTCTCAAAGAAGACTTTGTTGCCAGTAATCCATTATGAAGAAATGATTTGCTCAACTTTGAAAAAAAGTGGTAAAAGAAATCTCAAGTCTTGGGCTGCAGTGGACAGAATTGTTTTTAGGGGAAAAGTTGAACTTTGTAACctaattggaaagaaaatgggattAGATAGAATAGACATTCTTGCCGAACTCTTCCAAAAGAACCTGAAGCATATATTAGCAAACATTTTAAGGCATCTCAGTGAGATGGATTTAATAAA TTTTGCCAAAGTCAGCACAACATGGCAGAAGATTCTACAAGAAGATAAATGGATTTTCCAAATGTATAGTAAAGCTGTGAAAAACCTTTCT aaTGGCACTAAGACATCAGAGCATGCTGCAACAAGGGAGTATGTTCTCTACCGAGTGGCTTTAGCTTCCATTCAGAAAGCAACCCCACCAAACAACTTGAATAAAAAGGGCACCAGATCCAAAGCATCTAAGAATCACAGCAGGCTCATGGAGTTTTCTGAG GCTGCCAAGAccttgaaaaacactgaaagccTTAAAGTCTGCCATCGCTGTGGCTCACCTGCAAAGTATGACTCCTATCTACAAAGAGCAACGTGCAATCGTGAAAGTTGTGGCTTTGACTTTTGCACAAAGTGCATGTGCAGCTACCACAGCTCCAGTGACTGTATGAGTAGCAAACCAGTGAAACCCAACTCTAAGCTAGGGCCGCTTCCTGGgactaagaaaagcaaacagaatcTACGGCGATTGTGA
- the FBXO5 gene encoding F-box only protein 5 isoform X3, translated as MLDTNKMKSNLNHSFKMKCDFDCTSLHAGFAPLKSAVEKTRLEESCPLNYEEGFCKSCAEEHQKILLSDSYHAATRNLDLDDEGRPVHNKENKQVTQRLEEGVYEMEALENSKVNEDSGYSSMLSNQYADAIEHEDSIPLAGNLCGTPKHCFMKNQSQAQLSKKTLLPVIHYEEMICSTLKKSGKRNLKSWAAVDRIVFRGKVELCNLIGKKMGLDRIDILAELFQKNLKHILANILRHLSEMDLINFAKVSTTWQKILQEDKWIFQMYSKAVKNLSNGTKTSEHAATREYVLYRVALASIQKATPPNNLNKKGTRSKASKNHSRLMEFSEAAKTLKNTESLKVCHRCGSPAKYDSYLQRATCNRESCGFDFCTKCMCSYHSSSDCMSSKPVKPNSKLGPLPGTKKSKQNLRRL; from the exons ATGCTT GatacaaacaaaatgaaatcaaacCTTAACCactctttcaaaatgaaatgtgattttgATTGTACGTCTCTCCATGCTGGGTTTGCACCACTGAAATCTGCTGTGGAGAAAACAAGACTGGAAGAATCCTGTCCCTTGAATTATGAGGAAGGCTTTTGTAAAAGCTGTGCTGAAGAGCATCAGAAAATACTCCTTAGTGACTCATACCATGCGGCCACCAGAAATCTAGATCTTGATGATGAAGGAAGACCTGTacataacaaagaaaacaaacaagtaacCCAGAGACTTGAAGAAGGTGTCTACGAAATGGAGGCACTGGAAAACAGTAAAGTTAATGAGGACAGTGGTTATTCCTCTATGTTAAGTAATCAATATGCTGATGCAATAGAACATGAGGATAGTATACCTTTGGCTGGGAATCTCTGTGGCACACCAAAGCATTGTTTCATGAAGAACCAAAGCCAAGCACAACTCTCAAAGAAGACTTTGTTGCCAGTAATCCATTATGAAGAAATGATTTGCTCAACTTTGAAAAAAAGTGGTAAAAGAAATCTCAAGTCTTGGGCTGCAGTGGACAGAATTGTTTTTAGGGGAAAAGTTGAACTTTGTAACctaattggaaagaaaatgggattAGATAGAATAGACATTCTTGCCGAACTCTTCCAAAAGAACCTGAAGCATATATTAGCAAACATTTTAAGGCATCTCAGTGAGATGGATTTAATAAA TTTTGCCAAAGTCAGCACAACATGGCAGAAGATTCTACAAGAAGATAAATGGATTTTCCAAATGTATAGTAAAGCTGTGAAAAACCTTTCT aaTGGCACTAAGACATCAGAGCATGCTGCAACAAGGGAGTATGTTCTCTACCGAGTGGCTTTAGCTTCCATTCAGAAAGCAACCCCACCAAACAACTTGAATAAAAAGGGCACCAGATCCAAAGCATCTAAGAATCACAGCAGGCTCATGGAGTTTTCTGAG GCTGCCAAGAccttgaaaaacactgaaagccTTAAAGTCTGCCATCGCTGTGGCTCACCTGCAAAGTATGACTCCTATCTACAAAGAGCAACGTGCAATCGTGAAAGTTGTGGCTTTGACTTTTGCACAAAGTGCATGTGCAGCTACCACAGCTCCAGTGACTGTATGAGTAGCAAACCAGTGAAACCCAACTCTAAGCTAGGGCCGCTTCCTGGgactaagaaaagcaaacagaatcTACGGCGATTGTGA